A single Triticum dicoccoides isolate Atlit2015 ecotype Zavitan chromosome 2A, WEW_v2.0, whole genome shotgun sequence DNA region contains:
- the LOC119352698 gene encoding cytochrome P450 85A1-like, which translates to MALLLLVLVGVVVGVVLASSLLLRWNEVRYGNGRRKDGDGCLPPGTMGWPLFGETTEFLKQGPSFMKQRRLRYGRLFRTHILGCPTVVCMDPELNRRMLLQGEAGGLVPGYPQSMLDILGRNNIAAVHGPLHRLMRGAMLGLVRPAALRTSLLPKIDAFMRDHLHGWAGSVVDVQAKTKEMALLSALQQIAGITAGPLSDALKTELCSLVLGTISLPINLPGTSYYQGFQARTKLVSMLEQMIAERRSSGDAHDDMLDALLRSGDDGTREKLTDEQIIDLLIALIYSGYETMSTTSMMAVKYLSDHPRALDELRREHLDIRKGKSPEEAISYEDFKSMAFTRAVISETLRLATVVNGLLRKTTQDVEMNGYVIPKGWRIYVYTREINYDPFMYPDPMTFNPWRWLEKNMESHPHFMLFGGGGRMCPGKEVGTAEIATFLHYFVTRYRWQEEGKNTILKFPRVEAPNGLHIRVQDY; encoded by the exons atggCGCTCCTCCTCCTTGTGCTGGTCGGCGTTGTGGTCGGCGTGGTGCTGGCGAGCAGCCTGCTGCTGCGCTGGAACGAGGTCAGGTACGGCAACGGCAGGAGGAAGGATGGCGATGGCTGCTTGCCGCCGGGGACAATGGGGTGGCCGCTGTTCGGCGAGACCACCGAGTTCCTCAAGCAGGGCCCCAGCTTCATGAAGCAGAGGAGGCTCAG GTACGGGAGGCTGTTCCGGACGCACATCCTGGGGTGCCCCACGGTGGTGTGCATGGACCCGGAGCTCAACCGCCGGATGCTGCTGCAGGGCGAGGCCGGCGGCCTGGTCCCCGGCTACCCGCAGTCcatgctcgacatcctcggccgcaACAACATCGCCGCCGTGCACGGCCCGCTCCACCGCCTCATGCGCGGCGCCATGCTCGGCCTCGTCCGCCCCGCCGCGCTCCGCACCAGCCtcctccccaagatcgacgccttcATGCGCGACCACCTCCATGGATGGGCAGGCAGTGTCGTCGACGTCCAGGCCAAGACCAAGGAG ATGGCCTTGCTGTCCGCACTCCAGCAGATCGCCGGCATCACGGCTGGCCCACTCTCTGACGCCCTCAAAACAGAGCTATGCAGCCTGGTGCTCGGCACCATCTCGTTGCCGATCAACCTTCCGGGAACCAGCTACTACCAGGGCTTCCAGGCAAGGACGAAGCTTGTGTCCATGCTAGAGCAGATGATCGCGGAGCGGCGGTCCTCTGGTGATGCTCACGATGACATGCTGGATGCTCTCTTGAGAAGCGGCGACGATGGGACCCGGGAGAAACTCACTGATGAGCAGATCATCGACTTGCTCATCGCCCTCATCTACTCTGGATACGAGACGATGTCGACCACTTCGATGATGGCTGTCAAGTACCTGTCGGACCACCCGCGAGCTCTTGATGAACTCAGG AGAGAGCATCTTGATATCAGGAAGGGGAAATCGCCGGAGGAAGCCATCAGTTATGAAGATTTCAAGTCCATGGCCTTCACTCGAGCT GTCATTTCTGAGACACTAAGATTAGCTACAGTCGTCAATGGGCTCCTGAGGAAAACAACTCAGGATGTGGAAATGAATG GGTATGTCATTCCAAAAGGGTGGAGAATCTATGTTTACACCAGGGAGATAAACTACGACCCATTCATGTATCCTGACCCGATGACTTTCAATCCGTGGAGGTGGCTG GAGAAGAACATGGAATCGCACCCGCACTTCATGTTGTTCGGAGGAGGCGGCCGGATGTGCCCCGGAAAGGAGGTGGGCACGGCGGAGATCGCGACTTTCCTCCACTATTTCGTGACCCGATACAG ATGGCAGGAAGAAGGCAAGAACACGATCTTGAAATTCCCCCGGGTGGAGGCTCCCAACGGGTTACATATCCGAGTTCAAGATTACTGA